The Rissa tridactyla isolate bRisTri1 chromosome 16, bRisTri1.patW.cur.20221130, whole genome shotgun sequence genome includes a window with the following:
- the CPLANE2 gene encoding LOW QUALITY PROTEIN: ciliogenesis and planar polarity effector 2 (The sequence of the model RefSeq protein was modified relative to this genomic sequence to represent the inferred CDS: deleted 1 base in 1 codon), whose protein sequence is MAARGGSVLEPGWLLSPAGRPYLDSILQKNQRRAFGLLERPVLPPPLAAPTVTYKLFLSGKSGVGKTALVATLAGTPVPPGHHETLGIEATTVYWPAKLRASGRPVIFQLHFWDCGDGALKKFEHLLPSCKEEADAILFLFSFTDRSSFEELPAQMSRVIGPDEENLVRVVVGTKFDLSSQADVTEGDVVAFEGTWGLPVLRASSGPGGAGGGRGGLARVAPLLDALVERLWRRDQIAAGVAPGDEGSPPA, encoded by the exons aTGGCGGCGCGGGGGGGCTCGGTGCTGGAGCCGGGCTGGCTCCTgtcccccgccggccgcccctaCCTGGACTCCATCCTCCAGAAGAACCAGCGGAGAGCGTTCG GTCTGCTGGAGCGGccggtgctg cccccccccttgGCCGCCCCCACCGTCACCTACAAACTCTTCCTCTCCGGCAAGAGCGGCGTGGGCAAGACGGCCTTGGTGGCCACGCTGGCGGGGACCCCCGTGCCCCCCGGCCACCACGAGACCCTGG GTATAGAGGCCACCACCGTCTACTGGCCGGCCAAGCTGCGGGCCAGCGGCCGCCCCGTCATCTTCCAGCTGCATTTTTGGGATTGCGGGGACGGCGCCCTGAAAAAATTCGAGCATCTTCTGCCC TCTTGTAAGGAGGAAGCGGACgccatcctcttcctcttctccttcaccGACCGCTCGTCCTTCGAGGAGCTGCCGGCCCAGATGAGTCGGGTCATCGGTCCCGACGAAGAAAACCTCGTTAGGGTGGTCGTCGGCACCAA aTTCGACCTGTCCTCTCAGGCGGACGTGACGGAGGGGGACGTGGTGGCCTTCGAggggacctgggggctgccggtgCTGCGGGCGAGcagcgggccggggggggccggggggggccggggggggctggccCGGGTCGCCCCGCTCCTCGACGCCCTGGTGGAGAGGCTCTGGCGGCGGGACCAAATCGCCGCCGGCGTCGCCCCGGGGGACGAAGGGTCCCCCCCAGCTTGA